TGTCGGACTGTTCGGCGGCTACTGCGCCATCGTCGCGGTGTTCCTCGGCATCGCCGGCTTCTCGCCGCGGCGCGAGGCCCTCACCGAGGCGCCCGGCGCGAACACCTCTGCAGGAGAGACCGTATGACCGAACCCCGCCCCACCCGCCGCGACCTGATGAAACCGGTGCAGCTGCTCGGCTTCGCGTTCGCGGCCGCCGTGTTCGGCGGTGTCATCGCCCTGATCTCGATGGGATTCTTCCAGGACCTCACCGGCGCCCAGCGCGAGCACGTCATCATCGTCGCGCTCGTCGTCGCCGGGATCTCGTTCATCGCGACGCTGGTCATCATGGCGCTGCTGATCCTGGCCGTCGACCCGGCGCAGCTGGAGAAGCCCGTCGACCGTCCCGTGCTGCTGCCCGACGAAGACACCTCTGGTGGTGCCGGTGCTGCCGGCGGCTCGAATGGGGCTCGGGATGCCGGGGACGCAGACGACAAGGGCGGCCCCGCCGCCGGGTGACTGCCTCGGGCCGGTGACTGCCTCGGGCCGGGTGATCCGACATCCACTTGCCTCACGCGCCCTTGACCACGGTCGCCACGCGCACGATTGTGGTCGCGTGTTGCGGTGTGCCGGGCGTGGAGGCGGCCAGAGGTGACCCTGATTCGTGTCGTGCCTTGGTGGAACGCGGCCGCCTGCACGATTGTGGTCGCGTGTTGTCGTGTGCCGGGCGTGGAGGCGACCAGAGGTGACCCTGATTCGTGTCCTGCCTTGGTGACACGCGGCCGCCTGCACGATTGTGGTCGCGTGTTGCCGTGTGCGCGGCGTGGAGGCGGCCACGGGCGACCCCGATTCCGTGAGAAGGGGCGCGGAGAGAACGGCTCCGTCAGCGGAGTTCGTCGACGAGGCGGTCGGCCAGACCCGTGTAGCTCGCGGGGGTCAGTGCCAGCAGGCGCCGCTTCGCGTCGTCGCCGATGTCGAGCCCCTGCACGAACTCGGCCAGCTCGGGTCCACCGACGCGGCGACCGCGCGTGAGGTCCTTGAGCAGTGCGTACGGGTCGGTGATCTCAGAGCGCCCGGCGGTGATCTCCGCGCGCACCACGGTCTGGATCGCCTCGGCCAGCACCTCCCAGTTCGCGTCGAGGTCGGCCAGCAGCACGTCGCGAGAGAGCGAGATCTCCTTCAGCCCGCGCTGCAGGTTGTCCAGCGCAAGCAGTGAGTGACCGAACGCGACGCCGATGTTGCGCTGCGTCGTGGAGTCGGTCAGGTCACGCTGCATGCGGCTGGTCACGAGAGTGGATGCCAGTGTCTGGAACAGCCCGCCCGAGATCTCGAAGTTCGCCTCGGCGTTCTCGAACCGGATCGGGTTGATCTTGTGCGGCATCGTCGAGGACCCGGTTGCCCCGGCGACGGGGATCTGCGCGAAGAAGCCCATCGCGATGTAGGTCCAGATGTCGGTGGCGAGGTTGTGCAGGATGCCGCCGGCGTGACGCGCCCGGTCGTACAGCTCGACCTGCCAGTCGTGCGACTCGATCTGCGTCGTCAGCACGTTGAAGTCGATGCCCAGCCCTTCGATGAACGCGCGCGACAGCGCCGGCCAATCCACGTCGGGCGCGGCCGACAGGTGTGCCGACCAGGTGCCGGTGGCGCCGGAGAACTTCGCGAGGTACTCCCCTGCCTCGATCTGCTTCGCGACCCGCTCGAGGCGCCACGCGAACACCGCGAGCTCCTTGCCCATGGTCGACGGCGTGGCCGGCTGTCCGTGCGTGCGGGAGAGCATCGCGGCATCCCGATGCTCCTCGGCCAGTGCCGAGATCGCGCCGATCACGGCGCGCAGCTTCGGCAGCCAGACGTTCTCCACAGCCCGCTTGACAGTCAGGGCGTACGACGCGGAGTTCACATCCTCGCTCGTGCAGGCGAAGTGGGTGAGTTCGGCGACGGCATCCAGCCCCAGCGACGACAGCCGGTCGCGCACGAGGTACTCGACCGCCTTGACGTCGTGGCGTGTCACGGCTTCCTTCTCGGCGAGCCAGTCGATCTCGGCCTGGCCGAAGTCGCGGTAGAGGGCGCGGAGGTGCTCCCTGTCTGTCTCGCCCAGCGGGCTCGACTCGAACA
This DNA window, taken from Microbacterium invictum, encodes the following:
- a CDS encoding amino acid transporter — its product is MTEPRPTRRDLMKPVQLLGFAFAAAVFGGVIALISMGFFQDLTGAQREHVIIVALVVAGISFIATLVIMALLILAVDPAQLEKPVDRPVLLPDEDTSGGAGAAGGSNGARDAGDADDKGGPAAG
- the purB gene encoding adenylosuccinate lyase is translated as MTSLPAQPLSPLDGRYQAAVGDLADYLSEAGLNRARVEVEVEWIIALTDRSLFESSPLGETDREHLRALYRDFGQAEIDWLAEKEAVTRHDVKAVEYLVRDRLSSLGLDAVAELTHFACTSEDVNSASYALTVKRAVENVWLPKLRAVIGAISALAEEHRDAAMLSRTHGQPATPSTMGKELAVFAWRLERVAKQIEAGEYLAKFSGATGTWSAHLSAAPDVDWPALSRAFIEGLGIDFNVLTTQIESHDWQVELYDRARHAGGILHNLATDIWTYIAMGFFAQIPVAGATGSSTMPHKINPIRFENAEANFEISGGLFQTLASTLVTSRMQRDLTDSTTQRNIGVAFGHSLLALDNLQRGLKEISLSRDVLLADLDANWEVLAEAIQTVVRAEITAGRSEITDPYALLKDLTRGRRVGGPELAEFVQGLDIGDDAKRRLLALTPASYTGLADRLVDELR